In Fusobacterium hwasookii, a single window of DNA contains:
- a CDS encoding fructose-1,6-bisphosphatase codes for MNTEIKYLELLSKTFKNIAETSTEIINLQAIMNLPKGTEHFMTDIHGEYEAFNHVLRNGSGTIRNKIQEAYGNSLTENEKKELASIIYYPKEKVELMQNRDNFNTDKWMITIIYRLIEVCKVVCSKYTRSKVRKAMTKDFEYILQELHYEKKELLNKKEYFDSIVDTIISIDRGKEFIIAICNLIQRLNIDHLHIVGDIYDRGPFPHLIMDTLAEYTNLDIQWGNHDILWIGAALGNKACIANVIRICCRYNNNDILEEAYGINLLPFATFAMKYYGNDPCKRFRAKEGVDSDLIAQMHKAMSIIQFKVEGLYSERNPELEMSSRESLKHINYEKGTINLNGVDYPLNDTNFPTVNPENPLELLEEEAELLDKLQASFLGSEKLQKHMQLLFSKGGMYLKYNSNLLFHACIPMEPNGEFSELYVEDGYYKGKALLDKIDNIVRQAYYDRKNVEVNKKHRDFIWYLWAGRLSPLFGKDVMKTFERYFIDDKATHKETKNPYHKLVNDEKICDKIFEDFGLNPRTSHIINGHIPVKVKEGESPIKANGKLLIIDGGFSRAYQSTTGIAGYTLTYNSYGMKLASHLKFISKEAAIKDGTDMISSHIIVETKSKRMKVKDTDIGRSIQTQINDLKKLLTAYRIGLIKSN; via the coding sequence ATGAACACAGAGATAAAGTACTTAGAGTTATTATCTAAAACTTTTAAAAATATAGCAGAAACATCAACAGAAATAATAAACTTACAAGCTATAATGAATCTTCCTAAGGGAACTGAGCATTTTATGACAGATATACATGGGGAATATGAAGCATTTAATCATGTTTTAAGAAATGGTTCAGGGACCATAAGAAATAAGATTCAAGAAGCTTATGGTAATAGTCTTACAGAAAATGAAAAAAAAGAATTGGCTTCAATAATATATTATCCAAAAGAAAAAGTTGAGCTTATGCAAAATAGGGATAACTTTAACACAGATAAATGGATGATAACTATAATATATAGATTAATAGAAGTTTGTAAAGTTGTTTGTTCAAAATATACAAGATCAAAAGTCAGAAAAGCTATGACAAAAGACTTTGAATATATTTTACAAGAGCTACATTATGAAAAAAAAGAATTACTCAATAAAAAAGAGTATTTTGATAGCATTGTTGACACTATTATTTCAATAGATAGAGGGAAAGAATTCATAATAGCAATTTGTAATTTGATTCAAAGATTAAATATAGACCATTTACATATAGTTGGAGATATTTATGATAGAGGTCCATTTCCACATTTAATAATGGATACTTTGGCAGAATATACTAACCTTGACATACAATGGGGAAACCATGATATCCTTTGGATAGGAGCAGCACTTGGAAATAAAGCATGTATAGCTAATGTAATTAGAATATGTTGTAGATACAATAATAATGATATTTTAGAGGAAGCTTATGGAATAAATTTATTGCCTTTTGCAACTTTTGCTATGAAATATTATGGTAATGATCCTTGTAAGAGATTTAGAGCTAAAGAAGGTGTTGATAGTGATTTAATTGCACAAATGCATAAAGCTATGAGTATAATTCAATTTAAAGTTGAAGGACTTTATTCAGAAAGAAATCCTGAACTTGAAATGTCATCAAGAGAGTCTTTAAAACATATAAATTATGAAAAGGGGACTATTAATTTAAATGGAGTAGATTATCCTTTAAATGACACAAATTTTCCAACAGTGAATCCAGAAAATCCATTGGAATTATTAGAAGAAGAAGCAGAACTTTTAGATAAATTACAAGCCTCTTTTTTAGGAAGTGAAAAATTGCAAAAACATATGCAACTTTTATTTTCAAAAGGAGGAATGTATTTAAAATATAATTCTAATTTACTTTTTCATGCTTGTATACCTATGGAACCAAATGGTGAATTTAGTGAACTTTATGTGGAAGATGGTTATTATAAAGGGAAAGCATTATTAGATAAAATTGATAATATTGTTAGACAAGCTTATTATGATAGAAAAAATGTTGAAGTAAATAAAAAACATAGAGACTTTATTTGGTATTTATGGGCTGGAAGATTATCTCCACTTTTTGGAAAAGATGTTATGAAAACATTTGAGAGATATTTTATAGATGATAAAGCAACCCATAAAGAAACAAAAAATCCATATCATAAATTAGTAAATGATGAAAAAATTTGTGATAAAATCTTTGAAGATTTTGGTTTAAATCCAAGAACTTCTCATATAATAAATGGGCATATTCCAGTTAAAGTTAAAGAAGGAGAATCTCCAATAAAAGCAAATGGAAAACTTTTAATAATAGATGGAGGTTTTTCAAGAGCATATCAATCTACAACTGGTATAGCTGGATATACATTGACATATAATTCTTATGGTATGAAACTTGCTTCTCATTTAAAATTTATATCTAAAGAAGCAGCAATTAAAGATGGAACAGATATGATTTCTTCACATATAATTGTTGAAACTAAGAGTAAAAGAATGAAGGTAAAAGATACTGATATTGGAAGAAGTATTCAAACTCAAATAAATGATTTAAAAAAATTGTTAACGGCTTATAGAATAGGTCTTATCAAATCAAATTAG